The proteins below come from a single Magallana gigas chromosome 10, xbMagGiga1.1, whole genome shotgun sequence genomic window:
- the LOC105331942 gene encoding hydroxyacylglutathione hydrolase, mitochondrial, whose protein sequence is MPWTRISSKLKQVAKATLNPAIVRKVSQFGTSSRQFHSRPITISQPDMKIRLVPALEDNYMYLLVDEETRQCAAVDPVEPQKILDAIKEENCTLTTILTTHHHWDHANGNDKLVKLVPSQKIVVYGGDDRIPALNTKVGHGDQFKVGNLNVKCLFTPCHTTGHICYYVTSTSGEQPAVFTGDTLFVGGCGKFFEGTPDMMYSALVTILSKLPGNTRVFCGHEYTVNNLKYALHVEPENTTTKEKFTWAKEQRANNLPTIPSSIEEELKTNPFMRVDNSAVQKHCRTSEPVSTMGFLREEKNNFRG, encoded by the exons ATGCCGTGGACTCGAATTTCCTCTAAACTTAAACAAGTAGCAAAAGCTACACTTAACCCAG CTATTGTAAGGAAGGTGTCACAATTTGGGACATCGAGTCGACAATTTCACTCCAGACCTATCACCATCTCTCAGCCCGACATGAAGATTCGACTTGTGCCCGCCCTGGAagataactacatgtacctgcTGGTTGACGAAGAGACCAGGCAGTGTGCAGCTGTGGATCCAGTGGAACCCCAAAAG ATATTAGATGCCATCAAGGAAGAGAACTGCACCTTAACAACTATTCTGACAACGCACCACCACTG GGATCATGCCAATGGAAATGATAAACTAGTAAAACTGGTACCCAGTCAGAAAATTGTGGTCTATGGTGGTGATGACAGGATACCTGCTCTCAATACTAAAGTTGGACATGGGGACCAGTTTAAG GTGGGGAATCTGAACGTCAAGTGTCTCTTCACCCCGTGCCACACCACTGGTCACATCTGTTACTATGTCACCAGCACCTCCGGAGAACAACCAGCCGTGTTTACAG GAGATACCCTGTTTGTGGGGGGATGTGGGAAGTTCTTTGAGGGGACACCAGACATGATGTACTCCGCCCTTGTCACCATACTGTCCAAGCTACCAGGAAACACA CGTGTTTTCTGTGGCCATGAGTACACTGTGAACAATTTGAAGTACGCCCTCCATGTTGAACCAGAGAATACAACCACAAAGGAGAAATTTACCTGGGCCAAG GAGCAGAGAGCAAATAATTTACCCACAATTCCCTCTAGCATTGAGGAGGAACTTAAAACCAATCCTTTCATGAGAGTGGA CAATTCCGCCGTGCAAAAACACTGCCGAACGAGTGAACCAGTATCCACCATGGGATTTTTACGAGAAGAAAAGAACAATTTTCGAGGCTAG